In Melospiza melodia melodia isolate bMelMel2 chromosome 9, bMelMel2.pri, whole genome shotgun sequence, the genomic window CCCAAAGGGAGTGGACAGAAGCAGCAATTCCTCACAGCTTTCCTCAGACATGGCTTCTTGCACAGACCTTAAAGGGTAACAAAGCAAAACCTGACAGGTCAGAGCACACCTCACCACTGAGAAATAGAGAGCATGCAGCTAAACAGTGAAAATTCCCAAATTACTTTAGACCATGGAAACAGTGCTGTCAGAGGCAAAAATTTCTCACCTTTGCTAACCTGAAATACTTATGGCTTTACAGTACACTATAATAAGACCAAGGTTGTTATTGTATGTACTAATTGACCCTCAAAGCTATCATAATAATTATCCCTGATAGCACCCTAGTGAGGCGTTCTCTCTCCTGCACCACCCAAATACTGTCAATCAGAAATCCCCTCCCACTGACTTTCCCAGTCCTCCTCCTGCCACTGGACACCCAACCATTCCCCTCTGTTCCTACTGATATTGGACTTCCAGCACTGCACACAAAGGACCTGATAGGCTGATCTCCCCACACTTAGCTAAAAAAGTGAAACTTGGGCAGAACAAGATTTGTCCCAGGTCACCCGGGTGACAAGTAGACACCCTAAGACCTGAAAAACATCCCCCAGCCATGACACAATGGTTAAGACACAAACTGTCCCTAGAGTTTCCACATCCCAGCATTGATTTAAAATCTCTGTACTGCCCCTTCCCTTAGCACTGTCCTGACATGACAGGCTCCTTCTGCAGCtccccagctccccacagccagcctgttCTCGTACGTGCTCATTATAAACCCCGATTACAGAAGGCAGAGACACACTCAGCTAATCTCAGCTAATCACTGGTGTGTGCAAGGTGGGGTTgttgcagggcagggctcagcacaTTCCTCCATGACAGCTCCAATGGTATATAAAGAAACTTCATGTGCTCTGCGCACTTTCAGAAGCTGTTGCCCATTGCACGACGCGGCACACACGTCCCAGGTGTGCTGGTCTGCACAACAGCATTACCCCGTGGGATGGTAAAAAGAGCAGGGCTCTAGGAGGAAAGCATTGACCTCGGACACCGGGTGTCACACACAGGCTTCGGGCTACGCCAGAGGCCTCTCCGCGGCCCAGGTCACACAGCTGAGATCCCcggccgctccccgcccgccgccAGCCGGCCGGCGGAGGAGAAACGGGAGAGAAGAGCCGAGGCTCCCGGGGCAAGGACGGGGCCCCGGGACCGGAGTCTCGACAGAGACGGGAGGgcagcacagcagccctgggctggggggacaggggcgcggcggggcagggccagccccagctcgGTGTCCGAGGGGCGCGGcctggccgggccgggccgggtcgGGGGGCGGGCGGCCCTTACCGGCTGGCTGCCCTTACCGGCTGGCTGCCGTGCCTCCCGCGCCGCTCGCTCCCGCAGCCCGGCGCTCCGACGGTGGCCGCGGGGAGCCCAgagcgccgcccgccccgccccgccgcgcctgcGCGGGGCCGGCCCCGgaacacggcccggcccggcgccccgcagcagcagcggccggGCCCGACACCCCGGGCTCCTTCCCCCTCGGTAGGGTACCTGAATCGGCTCCGTCCGTCGGTACCGGATGGTGCAGCCGGAGGCCAAGGACACACTGCTGGAGCCGGGCTCTGCTGCGGCTGCCATACCCCCTCAGCCTTAGCTATACATGTAACGCATCTTGAGGGTGTGCAGAAAGGAAAGTAATGTGTTTTTCTAAAAGTATTTTAATTGCCAGGAAACTATGCAGAAGGACCCAGGCCTTCTTCCCGTACATCTGTCctgctttaagaaaaaaattacctCCATTACAAACTCCATTTTTTAGGATTTCTGAGCCATATCTGCCCAACCCATTATGCCGTCCCCATGGATGAAAACCATAATGAAGCTACTGTTTAACACAAACTGGGACTGGAAGTCCCCAAAGCGGGCAGCAGCAAACAGTGCTGGAACGCTGCACAATGAGCTGGATGGGCCTAGCCCTGCCTCAATGCAAGCGCTACACTATCACACACACCAAAGCTCCTATTACTGCTCTGATCACCTTTATTTCActtgagacttacagatctcatAACATTTTATACAGTGCTGCATGGAAGTGCTGTGGAATGATAATTCTTGACTCAAGTATCCCTAAGGAGTGTTTTGCCCTGCAAAACAGAATTCAGTTTTAAGGTCCCATAGCTCATAAAAAACACTTGAAATCCCTTCTGAGATAAAACATAACTGATTATAATTTAAAAGCAAGCATTTCTGTAATGAGAAGGTGACAGCTGACAAAAGCTATGAGGAATGTTGATTGTTCAGCACCTCCAAAGGAGTTGTAAATATTCAGGTGCAAATAAAACTATGTCCTAGCATTCAATCCTATAATTTCCTTTAACATATATCCTTATAAAAAACCGCCACACAAAAACCAAGCTAACAGTTTCTTTAGAATTTGGAGTTTAAAATCCGTACAGATGGAAAAACCATGCATCACTGTCCTTATATACCTGCTTATCTTAAAGCACAAAACTAACAAGTTGTGACAGGGTGCTGAGAGCAGAGCAGTTTATAGGAAGCACACCTAGAGTGGCCCAAGCCTTCAGCCTTCTGTGATCACCCACTCCTGCAACTAAACAGTGGGGTTAAGGCATAGCACGGCACAGTTGAGAGAAGATTCACTGTAAATTAGTACTAAAGGTACTGTCTCCTCCAgcaacaagaggaaaaaaaaaccttacatTAGAGTGTAGCTGAAGAAATTTAGGAGCTTAATATAACTGTATGTATAACTTTCCCAAGCAAACTGTTGCTGAAGCTATACGAGGTCCAAGACCAGCGGTTTGCAGTAAAACAGGCAGATGTCATGGGTCAGATGTAACTCCAAGCCAGGTGGATGAACTCAAGCCATAAAGGAACATTTATGGGCACCTGTGCACTTGTATCAAAGCAGATCTGGCCTGAGCTGAACTTGCTCATTAGCCTTTCCATACTGCTGGTGTccacacagctctgctgtcagCTTCAAGCTACACActgcaaggctctgtgcctcaCAAGTGCTTCCTACTGGTTATGCAAACTTCACTTGAGAGGGCATCTAGACCTGGAAGAGATGAAAGTCAACTCCCAGTAAGGGCAGACACAGTACACAACTCCCAAGGACTGGCACTCGCCAATCTGTTTCTGCCTGTCATTTTACAGTATACAGTGACACTCCAACTCCCAGCAGCACCTGCATTAAATGCCTTGGTTACAGACAGTACTGCCTACATAAACAGGCACAGGTGAGGAATGTTTGTGCACAGGACACATAAATGACCAGCAGTCCTAGGTCTGCACTCATAATTTTGCCCTATAGATGCTACAGCATTTAGAAAAATGGCAAAGGTCACTCCATTTGATTAGCTATAATTCAGCCTTCTCAAAGCAACAGAAGACAACTAGCACAGTAGGTGTCATTGATATATTTCACTGCAGTTAGCAGCTGAGCATTGAAGAACAAGTGTTAACATATGCCAGTGAACACTAGACAAGATTTCTTCCCCAGCAGAACTGACGGAAATGTAGCACTTGAACAACTTTCAAATTTCATAGTGTATCACTGCTGGTGGCTCTTTATTGGGGTCTCCTCCTCTCTCCAGATACAGGTCATTGAAGGGATATTGCTTCGGTCCCTGCAAAGAGAGACAAACAGTGGCAAAATCACCAAGCAGATTAAGAGGTAAGACCAAAatgtctcatcccatcccacccctaccCAAATGAAGGCTTGTAATCTATGACCTAAATTTCTATTTCTTAAGTGCTTCAGCTAGAATATTAGAGTATGAGGAAAGTAAATTCAGAAATATAGGGTTCCTtgcataaattattatttttaacagaAACATCAAGGCGGTCTTGCTTTTAATCTTAATCAACATTTTATCTCACAGGATGAGGATAACATATCGCAAAAGCTGCTTGTGTATTCAGACACATTTTTCAAGAGTACATTTCCCAAATGATACAGCTCATGAGATATAATTAAAAACACAGGGCAAGAGAAGAGTTAAAGCATCTCACTTGAGTAGATGCACACAGGGAAGGAGAATACCTAGACCAAAGATGGGATACTGCAAGAATCATAGCTCAAATTAGTTCCCTGTGAACAGGAACTGCACACTATGAAGCAGcatctgtgagctgagccaggcCAGCCACGAGAACTCAGGCTAGATGAGGCCACAGGACATCCCTTGGCCCattcactgccagcagcagttttGCATTCACACCCATCACTCATCTTCAGCAAAACCACTCTTATGGGCATTGGCAATAACCAGAAATACAGCTTCTTTTTCTCCCTTTATCATCAGGTTTCACTCACCACAGGCCTGTAGGATGGGTAGATTTCTCCAAGACCAAACATGATCAGCATTGTGCCCAAAAAGAGAAGGAAGTGTTTGCTCATGGTGTGCCAGGGAACGACAGTGGGGGATGTATCAGCCCGGTTCCGAATGTACATGTCAAAATCCCAGTGCATCTaaagaacaaaggaaaacaaTTGCACATTTACCAACAGTGGTCAGGCTGCTTCTCTCAAGGGAGGCAGCACATTACAGCATTCACAAAACTGCAAGAAGCTGCACTAAAAGGACATTATTCAAATGGTGGCTTCTTTGCTAAACAATTCTGAACCAGACTCTCATACTGAGTCCTATCAGGCAAATAAAATTACTCCTGCAGGGAAAGTTACGTTTGTTAAGTCTCCCTTCTCATATGTAGTATGTTAACGCTCTTAAGTACTTTTACAGTATTTTACAGATGGCCAAAGCCTAACTTTGCCTTGAACTGACTGTCTCTGCTAGCACAGGCAACACACACCAGCACTGGTGATGAAATCACACGAAGGATTCACCAGAAAGCTCTAACAAGAGGTGCAGGTTAGAATTTAGTAACAGGAGCATTGGTGAGCAACTTGAGAAGTGGAACTGATGCTCCTACCGGCTCTCCCCAGTTGTGTCTCATGTCTGGCTGGTCCCACTGGTACCAGGGGTCCCTCTCATATTGAGACTTATTAGGGAGCATGGGATAGTCACCATACCTatgagaaacaaacaaaagaccaAACATAAAGAAATCTGTACTAATTTAGATATAATTTGTAAGAGATAGTATAAGACAGGCCTAAGGAAATAGAATTAAATACTACTTTGTTTTTATAGATTTTTGAAATTCATTAAAACAATTAGCACAACAATAATTACCTTGACACCAGTCACCACAACAAATAGCATTCCCCAAACTGGCCTTATTGGGCTCCACTACATGAAAGAAAATGCAAGCTTAACCAAAATACGGAAACCTAGTTATTTTGGCACATGTCAAAGCATTCCTCAACATTTAAACATCTCCTGAAACCTTTATTCTAGACATGGCTTTCAGTTCCTCCCACTTAGCCTTGCAGTACAACAGCATATGAAGTCTCCCAAGTTTCTCTCATGAAGTCTTTCGTGTTTTATTCACATAGCCTCTAACTCATTCCATTCGttcctattttaaaacactgAAGTGTTTTCAAAGCTCTAAGCTCACAGTAGAGCAAAGGCAGGCATTCACAAGGAGGTACGAGCACATCCCCACAAATCCAGGAGCTACTGGCCCCGGCTGCGGAACAACGGCACCACCAGCTCACCCCATGCCATCGTCGGGGTAGGGCTGATAGTCCTCCACCCGCATGTTGTACTTCTTCGCAGCGGCCGCCCGCTCCTCCGGAGTCCGCGGATACGGCCCAGGCATCATGTCCTTGGACATCTCCGAGGCTGCGGGACAGGAACGCGGCACAGTGGGCGCGGGCCCCGCCGGCAGCCGCAGCCGGCCCGGGGAGGTCAAGCCGCCCTCCCGCCCCGACCCCGCAACCACCGGCCCGTCGCCCCAGACACCGCGACCCCGCCGCCGGCCCCTCGCTCCAGCCTTCGCCTTCCCGCTCACCCGCCCGCGCCCCCGAAGGCGCCGCCAAGGCGGCCCGGGCCGCCCTGAGCCCGGCGGCCGCCCGGGGCCAGAGGACACCGCGGAGAGCGCCCGCCGCCATCACCCCCAGCGCGCAGGCGCGGCCGCGGGAGgcagggggcggggcgggggcggggctcGGGGCGGGGCCAGCCCTGAGGGGTTCGGGGCGGGGCTCGGGGCGGGGCTCGGGGCGGGGCCAGCCCTCAGGGGCTCGGGGCGGGGCCAGCCCTCAGGGGCTCGGGGCGGGGCCAGCCCTCAGGGGCTCGGGGCCGGTGCCGGTACCGGCCCCCGCCGGGGCAGGAATTGACCGGCCGCGGGTGCAGTACTGACACGGGGGCAATGGACGAAAAAGGCAGCGTTACGATATTTCGCTTTGTCTGTCACCGTCTGAAGCGGGGCAACGGGAATGTATGGCAGGAACTGCCCTCCAGACACGGGGAGCCTCCTGCGGATCGATGCTTCATCGGATCGATGCCGTGCCCGGCGGCGTTACGCAAATCGCCTTCTTTGTATCAGTATCAATATTATTAAATTCAATACCCAAATGTAATCGTCTTATCTCCATGGAGCCAGAAGAAGGTGGACAGCAGAAATGGCATGTTAATTTAGCAATGTGATTCTTCAAATATAAGCAATGTATTATTGTAAATAAAATCAATATGAGCATTAAAGGATTTTGCAGTTTACTTCATTATGTAAACTCTGTGGTAGTTGAACTCATTTTCCTTCAGTTATTCACATCAGCCATAATGGGTAATGTCTCTATAACGATTTACATTATAAAGTTTGCAGCTCAAAAACTATCACAGACAGTTTGTCATTAAAGCCATTCCTTCTAATAACAACATTAATTTTAAACCTAATAATTGAATGAAGATAGTGATGAACCATAAAACTATGTCTGAGATACAGCATGCCTGAGATGGGGGCTTTGTTGCAGATAAAGGACAGGATCTTTTCACTTATCCCAAAGAAAGGCCTACTGATGTCATTTTAGGGATGGTATCTTAATTCAGCCAACTCCCTTACAAATGAGTATGCAGTGAAGTTATTCAGTTATCTAATAAAGTTATTAACTCAGAGTGCAACGTTCCAGGGCAGATGGTGCTGCTGTTTTCCATGGAGCAGCGTTTGGAGCCTGTCCCACCTCTGCAGCCCAGCgagctgtggggacagcagcgTGGGGATAGCACTGGCAGTGCTATCCATTGGCTTGGACTCAGGCTTGGATTGTGGTCAGCCGTTTCTAACATCAGCTCTTCACCACTGGGtatttattttctgaattatGTTTGAGTTTTCCACAACTGTGTTTCAAGTTTCTTAAGCACCCATATATATTTGCAAATACACTGTAAAAAATGTTGTTAAGCTGTACAGCAGAAAAGGATTTAAAACGTAAGAGAACATTCATTTTCCCAGAAACTAAGTATATTAATAAATTTTGGCAGGACAAAGGGAAATTGTATTATTCTCATGAAGGCAAAGTTCTGTGCAGGCAGAACAAATCCCAGCTAGTGTAAGATGAAAACCACTGTATGCTAGACACCAAAATCT contains:
- the NDUFB8 gene encoding NADH dehydrogenase [ubiquinone] 1 beta subcomplex subunit 8, mitochondrial, whose product is MSKDMMPGPYPRTPEERAAAAKKYNMRVEDYQPYPDDGMGYGDYPMLPNKSQYERDPWYQWDQPDMRHNWGEPMHWDFDMYIRNRADTSPTVVPWHTMSKHFLLFLGTMLIMFGLGEIYPSYRPVGPKQYPFNDLYLERGGDPNKEPPAVIHYEI